A stretch of the Rhizomicrobium sp. genome encodes the following:
- a CDS encoding branched-chain amino acid aminotransferase codes for MQIDSAVHKHLAKFALPPLLSFGETKVPAMYTAEFRDGRWQSGHLGPYRALEIDPASRVLHYGVEAFEGLKAYRRSQKRPHLFRPERNWERLNRSLARLTAPALPREVFFEGVGALAGIVAPFIPGAPGESLYLRPLVIDTDSSLGIASPSKRYLFVVLASPAGAYQAAPMRVLIERRSARAMPGGTGAVKIGGNYAAALLSNARAAERNLSTSLWLDAGTHSFVEELSGMNIFFVIDGALHTPALTDTILPGVTRESIVQLAGDMGLEVFERQIALDDVLQDIRQGSASEAFACGTAVTVLGIERFVEDDGAAYDLAGGPGPVASRLKTALLDIQEGRAPDPYGWTYEVPALST; via the coding sequence ATGCAAATTGATTCGGCCGTACACAAACATCTGGCGAAGTTTGCGCTTCCGCCGTTGCTGAGCTTCGGCGAGACGAAGGTGCCGGCGATGTACACCGCCGAATTCCGCGACGGACGCTGGCAAAGCGGCCATCTGGGCCCCTACCGCGCGCTGGAGATCGATCCCGCGTCGCGGGTCCTGCATTACGGCGTCGAGGCCTTCGAAGGGTTGAAAGCCTATCGCCGCTCGCAAAAGCGACCGCATCTCTTCCGGCCCGAACGGAACTGGGAGCGGTTGAACCGCTCCTTGGCGCGATTGACCGCGCCGGCCTTGCCGCGCGAGGTTTTCTTCGAAGGCGTCGGCGCCCTGGCCGGCATCGTTGCGCCGTTCATTCCCGGTGCGCCGGGAGAGTCGCTATATCTGCGGCCACTTGTCATCGATACCGATTCCAGCCTCGGCATAGCGTCGCCGTCGAAGAGGTATCTCTTCGTGGTCCTCGCGAGCCCTGCGGGTGCCTATCAGGCGGCGCCGATGCGGGTGCTGATCGAGCGCCGGTCGGCGCGTGCCATGCCCGGCGGGACCGGCGCGGTCAAGATCGGCGGCAACTACGCGGCGGCGCTGCTTTCGAACGCCCGCGCGGCCGAACGGAACCTGTCGACGAGCCTGTGGCTCGATGCGGGCACGCACAGCTTCGTCGAGGAGCTGTCCGGCATGAACATATTCTTCGTGATCGACGGCGCGCTCCACACGCCGGCCTTGACCGATACCATTCTTCCCGGCGTCACGCGGGAGAGCATCGTCCAGCTGGCGGGCGATATGGGCCTCGAGGTTTTCGAACGGCAGATCGCGTTGGACGATGTGCTGCAGGACATTCGGCAAGGCTCGGCGTCTGAAGCTTTCGCCTGCGGCACGGCCGTCACCGTTCTGGGGATCGAGCGGTTCGTAGAAGACGACGGGGCGGCTTACGATCTCGCCGGCGGCCCAGGCCCCGTCGCAAGCCGGCTGAAAACGGCGCTGCTCGATATTCAGGAAGGTCGCGCGCCGGACCCGTATGGCTGGACCTATGAAGTGCCCGCGCTTTCGACGTGA